The Astatotilapia calliptera chromosome 2, fAstCal1.2, whole genome shotgun sequence genome includes a window with the following:
- the egr1 gene encoding early growth response protein 1 — protein MAAAKTEMILPALQNSEPLRFSHSPMDSYPKLEEVMMLSSAGTPFLSASAPEGAGFGSGEPGDQYDHLAGDTLPDIPFNCEKPVVEQTYPTQRLPPISYTGSFTLEPATTCSNSLWAEPILGLFSGLIGNVAPSSSSSSAASQTISSSSSSVPSSSSSSSSSTSSSSSQSSSLSSSIHHSEPNPIYSAAPTYSSSNSDIFPDQGQAFPTSAGTVQYPPPAYPNSKTCSTSFPVPMIPDYLFPQQQGEISLVPPDQKPFQNQSSQPSLTPLSTIKAFATQTGSQDLKSVYQSQLIKPSRMRKYPTRPSKTPPHERPYACPVETCDRRFSRSDELTRHIRIHTGQKPFQCRICMRNFSRSDHLTTHIRTHTGEKPFACEICGRKFARSDERKRHTKIHLRQKDKKAEKVGAVVATATPVSAASPPSSYPSSITSYPSPVSSYPSPVTSCYSSPVHTSYPSPSIATTYPSVSMSSTFQSQVASSFPSSVASNIYSSPVPTPLPDMQTTLSPRTIEIC, from the exons ATGGCTGCAGCCAAGACTGAGATGATTCTCCCAGCCCTGCAGAACTCCGAGCCCCTGAGGTTCTCTCACTCCCCCATGGATAGCTACcctaagctggaggaggtgatgATGCTCAGCTCTGCAGGGACCCCATTCCTCTCTGCGTCTGCACCAGAAGGTGCCGGTTTTGGCTCCGGGGAGCCAGGAGACCAGTATGACCACCTCGCTGGAG ATACGTTACCTGATATCCCCTTCAACTGTGAGAAGCCAGTGGTGGAGCAGACCTACCCAACCCAAAGGCTGCCCCCCATCTCCTATACAGGCAGCTTCACCCTTGAGCCCGCCACCACCTGCAGCAACAGCCTCTGGGCAGAGCCGATCTTGGGCCTGTTCTCTGGGCTGATAGGCAATGTTGCGCCCAGCTCTAGCTCTTCCTCCGCAGCCTCACAGACcatctcatcctcctcctcttcagtcccatcttcctcttcttcctcgtcTTCTTCTACCTCCTCGTCCTCATCTCAGAGCTCCAGCCTCAGTTCTTCGATTCACCACAGTGAACCCAACCCAATCTACTCAGCTGCCCCAACCTACTCCAGCTCCAACTCTGATATCTTCCCAGACCAGGGCCAGGCTTTTCCCACTTCAGCTGGAACAGTGCAGTACCCACCCCCCGCTTATCCCAATAGCAAGACCTGCAGCACAAGCTTCCCTGTGCCCATGATTCCTGACTACCTCTTCCCTCAGCAGCAGGGAGAGATCAGCCTGGTCCCTCCTGACCAGAAGCCCTTCCAGAATCAGTCAAGCCAGCCCTCCCTGACTCCTCTTTCTACCATCAAGGCTTTTGCAACCCAGACTGGTTCGCAGGACTTAAAAAGTGTCTACCAGTCCCAGCTAATCAAGCCTAGCCGCATGCGCAAGTACCCCACCCGGCCAAGCAAGACACCACCCCACGAAAGGCCGTACGCTTGCCCCGTGGAGACCTGCGATCGGCGCTTTTCACGGTCTGATGAGCTGACGCGTCACATCCGCATCCACACAGGTCAGAAACCCTTCCAGTGCCGCATCTGCATGCGTAACTTCAGCCGCAGTGACCACTTGACAACGCACATCCGTACTCACACCGGCGAGAAGCCTTTTGCCTGCGAGATTTGCGGACGCAAATTTGCCCGCAGCGACGAGAggaaaagacacacaaagatCCACCTACGGCAGAAGGACAAGAAAGCAGAGAAGGTGGGGGCAGTGGTCGCAACAGCAACCCCGGTCTCAGCAGCCTCACCTCCCTCCAGCTACCCCTCTTCCATCACTTCCTATCCTTCTCCAGTGTCTTCTTACCCCTCTCCAGTCACCTCCTGCTACTCCTCTCCCGTCCACACTTCCTACCCATCTCCATCCATCGCCACCACCTACCCATCGGTGTCCATGTCAAGCACCTTTCAATCCCAGGTGGCCTCCTCCTTCCCCTCGTCAGTGGCATCCAACATCTACAGCTCCCCTGTCCCCACCCCGCTCCCAGACATGCAGACCACCCTTTCCCCAAGGACAATCGAGATCTGCTAA